From Oryza brachyantha chromosome 9, ObraRS2, whole genome shotgun sequence, a single genomic window includes:
- the LOC102704445 gene encoding protein PHR1-LIKE 2-like — translation MFPPGLIHHRPDGGDGGRAAAGGAGGPSLVLTADPKPRLRWTADLHERFVDAVAQLGGPEKATPKTILRTMGVKGLTLFHLKSHLQKYRLGKQSGKEASEQSKDASYLLDAQGGMSVSPRVSTQDVKENQEVKEALRAQMEMQRRLHEQVEVQKHVQIRMEAYQKYIDTLLEKACKIVSDQLASSGFSISDNDLPELSGGGGVMCGSTDTLTSAIFHQLSVSPINLHNPEGKPMPSGIDGQMILQKSPELKRKSC, via the exons atgttTCCGCCTGGGCTGATCCACCACAggccggacggcggcgacggggggagggcggcggcggggggcgcgGGCGGGCCGAGCCTGGTGCTGACGGCCGACCCCAAGCCCCGGCTTCGGTGGACGGCCGACCTCCACGAGCGCttcgtcgacgccgtcgcgcAGCTCGGCGGGCCCGAGA AAGCAACACCTAAAACTATCTTGAGGACAATGGGTGTGAAAGGACTCACTCTTTTTCATCTGAAGAGTCATCTTCAG AAATATAGATTGGGGAAACAGTCTGGCAAAGAGGCATCAGAGCAATCTAAAGATG CGTCCTATCTTCTAGATGCTCAAGGTGGAATGAGTGTGTCTCCTAGAGTTTCCACTCAAGATGTGAAAGA AAATCAAGAGGTCAAGGAAGCATTGAGGGCACAGATGGAAATGCAACGAAGACTGCATGAACAAGTGGAG GTCCAGAAGCATGTGCAGATCAGAATGGAAGCCTACCAGAAGTACATCGACACTCTACTAGAGAAGGCGTGCAAGATCGTCTCCGATCAGCTCGCCTCGAGCGGATTCAGCATCTCAGATAATGATCTCCCAGAGCTctccggtggtggtggtgtcatGTGTGGCTCCACTGACACACTGACCTCCGCCATCTTCCACCAGCTCTCTGTCAGCCCAATCAACTTACATAACCCTGAAGGCAAGCCGATGCCATCGGGCATCGACGGCCAAATGATCCTCCAGAAATCGCCTGAGCTGAAACGCAAGTCCTGCTGA
- the LOC102702409 gene encoding flowering time control protein FPA: MMGRGRGRGGGGGGGGRGRFGGGRGDGPSRLSAAREDPPQRPQARRSSGWGVAPPSRHLWVGSLGPGVTASDLSELFLRCGDVEGISRDPGRNFAFVTFARVEDAIAAVRELQGIQLRGAPIRIEFSKGVSVDRPPAFATDKGSSSSMDDRYSQHADQRRLTEHRRNHQSSPEKSTDKSKRSRATEPSEVLWIGFPVGLKVDEATLWEAFLPFGEVVKITTFPGRTYAFVQYTTIAAACRAKEALQGNLFNNPRVSICFSRSDGVSAEFGKGSLDAPYSPHLNPSVRSVFREHDFEAFPRARPFDSPPKDMYMPSPHFGSKRLSRDPDDVGFNRNDYLQYEPGVEPDHRSHFEPYKTRGLGPERRMSDDPYEQHRRSPAVRHDAPWYNIPFERSQGALPLDDSWNARDNPYPFSKKLRTGEAHDSELPEYPFSEFDRGKVGSGYPRRPLYGMPEDDTHPRAYELAPMHVRNHIDPLRNPTPLVDRHIPYHSQDSFPRHVEVEKPTPEYHEPLLKEEWKWDGTIAKGGTPICRARCFPVGKVLNFMLPEILDCTARTSLEMLAKHYYQAASSWVVFFVPENDADMAAYNEFMNYLGDKQRAAVCKLGERSSLFLVPPSDFSEQVLRVPGKVSISGVILKFEQSDTEAISPNRKPEAFEKAPPYLPSHLNLDVRAHENLDALRRLNPPDSRSLPQGSDYRGSSPGSYNPASAHSVLPYKFGNAPSYLGSELAQQRPPPDSHREITQDKQQQPPDVLPSRWSNNMNNPSPGSGNLNSLAQSAIPHTSSHRTPEAYSFASSTSGYTPSAGEASNMSFHPMQPASQQVVRPQQSPTLPVSLPPEQLAQLATLLAQQNQQGKVPVDSLNKQSGFVQNPYGHASMVPNSSSSIPVQNSFSPVQPSASQLQVHAPPVQGSVPPNPSIMLTSNAPMPSHNPLPLPPMHPPGNPAHSSMPLRSFVPPLPEGPPPLRQHTSSALQAQPSLSAGQQTSQQLSVQEDHNGDPQKRLQATLQLAATLLQQIQQQSKPGQK, translated from the exons ATG ATGGGGAGAGGCCGAGGCcgcgggggaggcggaggcggaggcgggagggggaggttcggcggcgggaggggcgacggcCCGTCCCGTCTCTCCGCCGCCCGCGAGGACCCGCCGCAGCGGCCGCAGGCTCGGCGCTCCTCCGGGTGGGgcgtggcgccgccgtcgcggcaCCTGTGGGTGGGCAGTCTGGGCCCCGGCGTCACCGCGTCCGACCTGTCGGAGCTCTTCCTCCGCTGCGGCGACGTGGAGGGCATCTCGCGCGACCCCGGCAGGAATTTCGCGTTCGTCACCTTCGCGCGGGTGGAGGACGCCATCGCGGCGGTGCGGGAGCTGCAGGGGATCCAGCTCCGCGGAGCGCCCATTAGGATCGAATTTTCCAAGGGGGTTAGTGTTGATCGTCCTCCCGCCTTTGCCACG GATAAAGGTTCAAGTAGCTCTATGGATGACAGATATTCACAACATGCTGATCAAAGACGTTTGACTGAACATAGAAGAAATCATCAATCAAGTCCTGAAAAATCAACTGATAAATCCAAAAGAAGCAGGGCAACAGAACCTAGTGAAGTATTATGGATAGGTTTTCCTGTTGGTCTAAAGGTTGATGAGGCAACCCTCTGGGAAGCCTTTTTGCCTTTTGGCGAGGTtgtcaagataactacattcCCAGGCCGTACTTATGCATTTGTTCAATACACTACTATTGCAGCAGCATGCAGGGCAAAGGAAGCACTTCAGGGAAATCTTTTCAATAACCCACGAGTTAGCATTTGCTTTTCTCGCAGCGATGGTGTTTCGGCAGAATTTGGAAAAGGTTCCTTAGATGCCCCATATTCCCCACATTTAAACCCTAGTGTTAGATCTGTATTCAGGGAGCATGATTTTGAAGCTTTCCCCAGGGCTAGGCCTTTTGATAGTCCTCCAAAAGATATGTACATGCCATCACCCCATTTTGGATCTAAGAGACTTTCTAGGGATCCTGATGATGTGGGTTTCAACAGGAATGATTATTTGCAATATGAACCTGGAGTAGAGCCTGATCATAGATCCCATTTTGAACCTTATAAGACAAGAGGGTTGGGTCCAGAAAGAAGGATGTCTGATGACCCATATGAGCAGCATAGACGTAGCCCTGCTGTTAGACATGATGCACCATGGTACAACATTCCGTTCGAGCGATCCCAGGGAGCCTTACCGTTGGATGATTCTTGGAATGCTAGGGATAATCCGTACCCATTTTCAAAGAAGCTGAGGACTGGTGAAGCACATGACTCTGAACTTCCTGAATACCCTTTCTCTGAATTTGATCGAGGAAAGGTTGGCTCCGGGTACCCAAGGAGGCCCCTCTATGGTATGCCAGAAGATGACACACACCCCAGAGCCTATGAACTTGCTCCTATGCATGTTAGAAATCACATTGATCCTTTGAGGAATCCAACTCCTCTTGTAGATAGACATATACCATATCATTCACAGGACAGTTTCCCTAGGCATGTAGAAGTGGAAAAGCCAACTCCTGAATACCATGAACCCCTTCTCAAGgaagaatggaaatgggatgGTACAATAGCAAAGGGAGGTACACCAATTTGCCGAGCTCGATGCTTCCCTGTTGGGAAGGTTCTTAACTTCATGCT GCCTGAAATTTTGGACTGCACTGCTAGGACAAGCCTGGAGATGCTTGCTAAGCACTATTACCAAGCTGCCAGCAGCTGGGTGGTGTTTTTTGTTCCAGAAAATGATGCTGACATGGCAGCCTATAATGAGTTCATGAATTACCTTGGTGATAAGCAGCGTGCAGCAGTTTGTAAACTTGGAGAAAGGAGCAGCTTATTTCTTGTTCCACCTTCAGACTTCTCTGAACAAGTACTGAGGGTGCCAGGTAAAGTCAGCATCTCTGGAGTCATTCTGAAGTTTGAGCAGTCAGATACAGAAGCTATCTCACCAAATCGCAAACCAGAAGCATTTGAGAAAGCTCCCCCGTACCTTCCTAGTCACTTGAACCTTGATGTCCGTGCTCATGAGAATCTAGATGCATTGAGAAGACTCAACCCACCAGATAGCAGGTCACTTCCTCAGGGTTCAGATTATCGTGGATCGTCACCTGGAAGCTATAATCCAGCAAGTGCACATTCGGTTCTGCCTTACAAGTTTGGAAATGCTCCTTCATATCTGGGCTCTGAATTAGCTCAACAAAGGCCTCCACCTGACTCCCACAGGGAGATAACACAAGACAAGCAGCAGCAACCCCCAGATGTGTTGCCCTCAAGATGGTCCAACAACATGAACAATCCAAGTCCAGGTTCTGGAAATTTGAATTCTTTGGCTCAGAGTGCGATCCCACATACATCATCTCATAGGACACCAGAGGCATACTCATTTGCCTCTAGTACATCAGGGTATACACCATCTGCAGGTGAGGCATCAAACATGTCCTTCCATCCCATGCAACCTGCATCACAGCAGGTAGTTAGACCTCAACAATCTCCAACCCTCCCAGTATCTCTTCCACCAGAGCAACTTGCACAATTGGCCACTCTTCTTGCACAACAAAACCAACAAGGAAAAGTGCCTGTGGACAGCCTAAATAAACAGTCAGGATTTGTACAGAATCCATATGGACATGCTTCAATGGTGCCAAACAGCTCAAGTTCTATCCCTGTCCAAAACTCATTTTCACCTGTTCAACCATCTGCATCACAATTACAGGTCCATGCACCACCAGTTCAAGGTTCAGTACCACCAAATCCGTCCATTATGCTTACATCAAATGCTCCTATGCCTTCTCACAACCCTTTGCCTTTACCCCCTATGCATCCTCCGGGAAACCCAGCTCATTCTTCTATGCCTTTGAGATCGTTCGTCCCTCCTCTTCCTGAAGGTCCTCCACCCCTTAGGCAGCACACATCAAGTGCCCTACAAGCACAACCTTCGCTTTCTGCTGGACAGCAGACTAGCCAGCAATTGTCTGTTCAGGAAGACCATAATGGAGACCCTCAAAAGCGCCTTCAAGCAACATTGCAGTTGGCAGCAACCCTACTTCAACAGATACAGCAGCAATCTAAACCTGGCCAGAAGTAG